One part of the Candidatus Diapherotrites archaeon genome encodes these proteins:
- the hisS gene encoding histidine--tRNA ligase, producing MAESNSRMDDEKPGIPLQPVKGMRDILGKPARVKRWVEQIIYQKALQYGFEPMQVPVIEYYDLLAAKGGAGDAVQKEMFRLEDQSKRQLGLRFEFTTSLARVVIGNPDLPKPIKSFNLGTVYRYENPQAFRYREFTQGDVDIIGSPFPEADAECLSFAIDTMRALGFEDFSIRLNDRRIMNELMSMNGIPPSRTTEAMRILDKWDKLGQEGVRKELQAAELPITILTYLNDALEKTKNDVKTSAIATQGIMALETIMALLGAQGKDEYVTYDPSLVRGMDYYTGSVFEIQAGITASVGGGGRYDTLIQYFGGPSLPAVGISFGVDRLVDILAETFEETRVEVYVIPIGDTLPTCLNVIDRLRAYGLRVEIDLMRRGISKNMNYANSQGIPVVLILGEDETANGGITLRDMTSGEETLIPLDEKGKLEKEIERRILK from the coding sequence ATGGCCGAATCCAATTCACGTATGGATGACGAGAAACCAGGGATTCCCCTTCAACCCGTAAAGGGGATGCGCGACATCCTTGGAAAACCCGCGCGCGTCAAACGATGGGTGGAACAGATTATTTACCAAAAAGCCCTCCAATATGGGTTTGAACCCATGCAGGTGCCGGTGATTGAATACTATGATCTCCTCGCCGCCAAAGGGGGCGCGGGGGACGCGGTGCAGAAAGAGATGTTTCGTCTCGAGGACCAATCCAAGCGCCAATTGGGATTACGGTTCGAATTCACCACCTCCCTCGCACGCGTAGTCATAGGAAATCCTGATCTCCCTAAACCCATTAAATCATTCAACCTGGGAACGGTGTACCGCTATGAAAACCCTCAAGCCTTCCGCTACCGGGAATTCACGCAGGGGGATGTGGACATCATCGGTTCCCCTTTTCCGGAGGCCGATGCGGAATGCCTCTCATTTGCCATCGACACGATGCGGGCATTGGGATTCGAGGATTTTTCCATCCGACTGAATGATCGACGCATCATGAATGAACTCATGAGCATGAATGGCATTCCCCCCTCTCGTACTACGGAGGCCATGCGCATCCTGGACAAGTGGGATAAATTGGGACAGGAAGGGGTACGGAAGGAACTGCAGGCCGCCGAACTGCCCATCACCATCCTCACCTACTTGAACGACGCTCTCGAGAAGACCAAGAATGACGTCAAGACGAGTGCCATCGCGACGCAAGGGATTATGGCCCTTGAAACGATAATGGCGCTGCTTGGGGCGCAAGGCAAAGACGAATACGTGACATATGACCCTTCCCTCGTGCGGGGAATGGACTATTACACGGGAAGCGTGTTCGAGATCCAAGCCGGGATCACGGCATCCGTGGGGGGTGGGGGGAGATACGACACGCTCATCCAATATTTCGGGGGTCCCTCGCTTCCCGCGGTGGGTATTTCTTTCGGAGTGGATCGACTGGTGGATATTCTCGCTGAAACATTCGAGGAGACGCGGGTGGAAGTTTATGTCATCCCCATTGGGGATACCCTCCCTACCTGTCTGAATGTCATTGACCGGCTGCGCGCCTATGGATTACGTGTGGAAATTGACCTCATGCGCCGCGGAATAAGCAAAAACATGAATTATGCCAATTCCCAGGGGATACCAGTGGTGCTCATCCTGGGTGAAGATGAAACGGCAAATGGAGGAATTACCCTCCGTGATATGACGAGCGGAGAAGAAACACTCATCCCCCTCGATGAGAAAGGGAAACTGGAGAAAGAAATAGAGCGCCGAATCCTGAAATGA